From a single Brassica napus cultivar Da-Ae chromosome C9, Da-Ae, whole genome shotgun sequence genomic region:
- the LOC106345218 gene encoding uncharacterized protein LOC106345218 gives MMMWISKLAKAVCFMTGLTWKGGHDEAADGTMYLKDTLTTEEQQQLTTCLSKDKICPCSLRYIGSSSGLFFLYHGSCCPFWKGIAEGEAIDMSQDDRSIYLPERRRVEASSMTVT, from the exons ATGATGATGTGGATATCAAAATTAGCAAAGGCTGTCTGCTTCATGACAG GATTGACATGGAAAGGCGGGCACGATGAAGCTGCAGATGGCACGATGTACCTAAAGGACACACTTACTACTGAAGAACAGCAACAACTAACCACCTGTCTTTCCAAAGATAAA ATTTGCCCATGTTCTTTGCGTTACATCGGTTCTTCTTCCGGGCTCTTTTTCCTGTACCACGGCTCTTGCTGCCCTTTTTGGAAG GGGATTGCAGAAGGTGAAGCAATAGACATGTCTCAAGACGACAGATCAATCTACTTACCGGAAAGAAGAAGAGTGGAAGCTTCGTCAATGACGGTTACCTAA